The Apis mellifera strain DH4 linkage group LG13, Amel_HAv3.1, whole genome shotgun sequence genome includes a region encoding these proteins:
- the LOC408401 gene encoding protein brunelleschi, giving the protein MRSAISVILSSPVPDNKMSHPDYEQTAHDHAALLLLLRPIGTQIKQKTITRLCERIIKTGSRFSVADSTGGTREILARFVREHPVENNDWGDFQTHRRLLGLITFGKYDNQAELNELCRVHETLKVKYSATLYDSRAILFGPLESNNVHEPPTSFSTPLNFKTRAVFYTDETCPDLEVHVMECLNSLFWILESKRLERSREKIDRVSLLLAPFEKKDFIGLDLESRNNRKRCVGRMTKHLGDLCLQAGLPADALSNYNSAASVLQAVNDWLWLGAAFEGLCAASALVLYPNMCRSLPLQRNSSLQEGSPGKQRRGSQAIATLLSPPAIEIVKSNMPHILLPEEISKKYREAIVHYSKYQYAGIIETEASFKATRISIEQNCTLQAASYLNNVILINLPLSEQEKIDRFTTLSDLYTSFGFIRKASFCLRLAATRHVSQNNPNPDWQQCYNLMLQATSGFKLSLDPVDMSPECHRGWPIIQIQVINELVTAANRMGNPALATRHMTFLLQTMYNYLTPNERKETALQLQNVSQQCEGAPVPLVLDSGTVIPPANLTNIPKTKSFILKNMQPHLQPQKIERVKEDHGPFLFTPINFGSLERKNISKSKVDYLWVEGDICEVSMQLINPLPFELHVSNMRLLTNGVVFESIPESITLPAESGPIAVTLAGNPKEIGDLEILGFSTHTLGVKSNCRLRYMEEMSHSQYTVEVVPALPRIEVATSLPQTASFCSGDNIVTSASISLYGGESAECTITIKNNGQLPIETIELSVQSTLDTLTESKIFKWNDENLMAQLPLKPGSNASFILYLYAATDFIAPTSRNDTSSSTYVSQPSSLMSHSGHSSLPSRLSSPSHTKRQSELTSSFRSGLSSHSGHSSLASSRLSKLAVPLHTSNVIEGQLKIKYSGGAGLTAGYCRISSVFITVEMLPSVQITNWDVLPAETPSQFYLVLDLTNMTNHEMELYYTETKCIYMEGKEPCRIPVPVDRCPLNKLSMLNGNGDIGELQKVCSEHIASLVDLRWQLLGTESTGKATLSGITLTQDMLDLVRMSPLQWEIKINDTVVKAQDELTCSLGECVSVGIGICNALEHPLSDLMLSINFYQDHHNGVNNYQLETRLSIAGANKIMLPALQEYGRIYHECRVVFFTAGQYKIDIQCSSKESAPNTPILCSELINAGHTWRYIPSIEITVDDY; this is encoded by the exons ATGCGCTCGGCTATTAGCGTTATTTTGTCGAGTCCAGTACCCGACAACAAGATGTCTCATCCCGATTACGAACAAACTGCACATGATCATGCAGCATTGCTTTTACTTTTGAGACCTATTGGTACACAAATCAAACAAAAGACTATTACCAGGTTATGTGAACGGATAATTAAAACAGGCAGTAGATTTTCTGTTGCTGATTCTACTGGTGGAACACGTGAAATTCTTGCTAGATTCGTTAGGGAACATCCTGTTGAAAATAACGATTGGGGAGATTTCCAAACTCACAGAAGATTATTAGGATTAATTACTTTTGGCAAATATGACAATCAAGCAGAATTAAATGAGTTATGTAGAGTTCATGAAACTTTAAAAGTGAAATACAGTGCAACATTATATGATTCACGTGCTATTCTTTTTGGACCATTAGAATCAAATAATGTACACGAACCGCCAACATCATTTAGTACacctttgaattttaaaactagAGCAGTATTTTATACAGATGAGACATGTCCTGATCTTGAAGTTCATGTAATGGAGTGTCTAAATTCTTTATTCTGGATTTTAGAATCTAAAAGATTAGAAAGATCTAGAGAAAAAATAGACAGAGTCTCTCTCTTGTTGGCaccatttgaaaaaaaagattttataggATTAGATCTGGAatctagaaataatagaaaaagatgtGTAGGCCGTATGACAAAACATTTAGGTGATTTGTGTCTTCAAGCTGGTCTACCAGCAGATGCCTTgagtaattataattctgcAGCTAGTGTATTACAAGCTGTAAATGATTGGTTATGGCTAGGAGCAGCATTTGAAGGTTTATGTGCAGCATCTGCTTTAGTGTTATATCCAAATATGTGTAGAAGTCTTCCATTACAAAGAAATTCTTCCCTTCAAGAAGGTAGTCCAGGTAAGCAAAG aagagGTTCACAAGCTATAGCTACTTTATTATCACCACCAGCTATAGAAATAGTAAAAAGTAATATGCCACATATTTTATTACCtgaagaaatatcaaaaaaatatcgtgaGGCAATAGTTCACTATAGCAAATATCAATATGCTGGAATAATTGAGACAGAAGCTAGCTTTAAAGCTACAAGAATTTCAATAGAACAAAATTGTACTTTACAAGCTgcttcttatttaaataatgtcaTACTTATAAACTTGCCATTGAGTGAGCAAGAAAAA ATTGATCGGTTTACCACATTATCAGATTTATATACAAGTTTTGGTTTTATAAGAAAAGCATCCTTTTGCTTAAGATTAGCTGCAACACGACATGTATCTCAAAATAATCCTAATCCAGATTGGCAACAATGTTATAATTTGATGCTACAAGCAACTTCtggatttaaattatctttagaTCCGGTTGATATGTCTCCtg aaTGTCATAGAGGTTGGcctattattcaaattcaagTTATAAATGAACTTGTTACTGCTGCTAATCGTATGGGTAATCCAGCATTAGCAACAAGACATATGACATTCTTACTTCAAACaatgtacaattatttaactCCTAACGAACGTAAAGAAACTGCTTTGCAACTTCAAAATGTATCTCAACAATGCGAAGGCGCTCCTGTACCTCTT GTTTTAGATTCTGGTACAGTTATACCTCCTGCtaatttaacgaatattcCGAAaactaaatcatttattttaaaaaatatgcaacCGCATCTTCAACCtcaaaaaatcgaaagagtGAAAGAAGATCATGgtccatttttatttacaccAATTAATTTCGGatcattagaaagaaaaaatatatctaaaagtaAAGTTG ATTATTTATGGGTAGAAGGTGATATTTGCGAAGTATCAATGCAACTTATTAATCCTTTGCCGTTTGAACTTCACGTTTCTAACATGAGACTCCTTACAAACGGCGTAGTATTTGAATCAATTCCTGAAAGTATTACACTTCCTGCTGAATCAGGACCAATTGCGGTAACGTTAGCTGGCAATCCTAAAGAAATCGGAGATTTAGAAATTCTTGGTTTTAGTACGCATACATTGGGAGTGAAATCAAATTGTAGATTAAGATATATGGAGGAAATGAGTCATTCTCAATATACAGTTGAAGTAGTTCCAGCTTTACCGAGAATAGAAGTAGCTACAAGTTTACCTCAAACTGCAAGTTTTTGTTCTGGAGACAATATAGTAACTAGTGCAAGTATATCATTATATGGCGGAGAAAg TGCCGAATGTACtataacgattaaaaataacggTCAACTTCCTATCGAAACAATCGAATTATCAGTACAATCAACATTAGACACGTTAActgaaagtaaaatatttaaatggaacgatgaaaatttaatggcACAATTACCTTTAAAACCTGGCTCTAATgctagttttattttatatttatatgcagCTACCGATTTTATAGCACCTACATCTCGAAACG ATACTAGTAGTAGTACATATGTTAGTCAACCCAGCAGTTTAATGTCTCATTCAGGACATAGTTCATTACCATCTAGATTAAGTTCTCCATCGCATACAAAGAGACAATCCGAATTAACTTCCTCATTCAGGTCAGGATTAAGTTCTCATTCAGGACATTCTTCCTTAGCGAGTTCGCGTTTGTCTAAACTTGCAGTTCCATTGCATACCTCAAATGTTATTGAAggtcaattaaaaataaaatattcgggTGGTGCAGGTTTAACGGCAGGTTATTGTCGTATTTCTTCAGTTTTTATCACAGTTGAGATGTTACCTAGtgtacaaattacaaattggGATGTACTTCCAGCAGAAAC acCATCACAATTTTATCTTGTATTAGATTTAACAAATATGACCAATCATGAAATGGAATTGTATTACACGGAAActaaatgtatatacatggAGGGAAAAGAACCTTGTAGAATCCCTGTCCCAGTTGATCGATGcccattgaataaattatctatg ttaaatGGAAACGGTGATATCGGAGAACTTCAAAAAGTTTGTTCCGAACATATTGCATCGTTAGTTGATTTACGTTGGCAATTATTGGGCACAGAATCGACCGGAAAAGCGACTCTTTCTGGTATTACTCTTACCCAAGATATGTTAGATCTTGTTAGAATGAGCCCCCTACAATGGG agattaaaataaatgatacagTTGTAAAGGCACAAGATGAACTTACATGTAGCTTAGGTGAATGCGTTAGTGTCGGAATAGGAATATGTAATGCTTTAGAACATCCATTGAGTGATCTTATGTtatctatcaatttttatcaagatcATCATAATGGCGTGAACAATTATCAACTAGAAACAAGATTATCCATTGCTggtgcaaataaaattatgcttCCAGCA tTACAGGAATATGGAAGAATTTATCACGAATGCCGTGTAGTATTTTTTACAGCTggtcaatataaaatagatattcaatGTAGCAGTAAAGAATCAGCTCCAAATACACCGATTCTTTGttcagaattaataaatgCTGGACACACTTGGCGTTATATACCATCAATAGAAATCACAGTTgacgattattaa
- the LOC410410 gene encoding ATP-dependent DNA helicase PIF1 has product MDQDNCSVTCSVVIEWTNSQGSIVKKTNHRSATLRLIRNNFREIYIEIRAEKANTITKLSLISISVFNKFMTEGKASIKFKKENCTLFLSNAPTSQLINFLKMIYIKISDQEDKVKNSLKEKLLSNKPFVGYQEISPATSTEKNRAKEKALVVSRATTTTPSPSAVKKRKRIDENENKLKPSTAKKLYENPTIEQVSEEQNRILDAVLRGKNIFFTGSAGTGKSFLLRKIIAALPPDVTIATASTGVAACHIGGITLHQFAGIGLGTANSERCFEMASRSSSATLWRKTKHLIIDEISMVDGDYFDKIEAVARHIRKNERPFGGIQLILCGDFFQLPPVSKKDKKAKFCFQSNAWTKCIHFNYELQTVYRQKDPEFIKILNNIRIGRVTDDIAKTLKATAKQKIENNGILATRLCSHVNEVEEINEFQLNELKGESKTYIAQDSDQSMTKILNQQLTVPDKLILKIGAQVMLLKNINVSNGLVNGARGVVIKFADNVPIVQFKSGIQYHAKLEKWNLKTNIGTIVCRKQIPLKLAWAFSIHKSQGLTLDCVEMCLARVFDAGQSYVALSRAQSLQSLRVLEFNNQQVWAHSDVLMFYKKFRRNLQEMEIIPVGKKQKI; this is encoded by the coding sequence atggaTCAAGACAATTGTTCAGTGACGTGTTCTGTTGTAATCGAATGGACTAATTCACAAGGTTCGATTGTAAAGAAAACAAATCATCGATCAGCAACTTTACGCttaattcgaaacaattttcgtgaaatttatatcgagaTACGTGCAGAGAAAGCAAACACAATCACGAAATTATCGCTAATATCTATATcggtttttaataaatttatgacgGAAGGAAAAgcttctattaaatttaaaaaagaaaattgtacactatttttatcgaatgcaCCGACAtctcaattaatcaattttttgaaaatgatatacatCAAGATCTCGGATCAAGAagataaagtgaaaaattcgttaaaagaaaaattactttctaaTAAACCGTTCGTTGGTTATCAAGAAATTAGTCCCGCTACAAGTACCGAAAAAAATAGAGCTAAAGAGAAAGCTCTCGTTGTATCACGTGCAACCACTACGACACCATCCCCTAGCGctgttaaaaagagaaaacgaatcgatgaaaatgaaaataaattgaaaccaTCTACTGCGAAAAAACTCTACGAAAACCCAACAATAGAACAAGTTTCGGAAGAACAAAATAGAATCTTGGATGCAGTACTTCgtggtaaaaatatattttttactggGAGTGCAGGTACTGGAAAGTCTTTcttattgagaaaaataatagcaGCTCTTCCACCTGACGTTACGATTGCTACAGCAAGTACCGGAGTAGCGGCATGTCATATAGGCGGAATAACTTTACATCAATTCGCTGGAATTGGATTAGGAACCGCAAATTCGGAAAGATGTTTTGAAATGGCTTCTCGTAGTTCCTCTGCTACTTTATGGAGAAAAACGAAACATTTAATCATAGATGAAATTTCTATGGTAGATGGGGATTATTTTGATAAGATTGAAGCTGTTGCTAGACATATTCGTAAAAATGAAAGACCTTTTGGTGGAATACAATTGATATTATGTGgagattttttccaattaccaCCAGTTTCAAAGAAAGATAAGAAagcaaaattttgttttcaaagtAATGCATGGACAAAGTGTATACATTTCAATTATGAATTACAAACTGTTTACAGACAAAAAGATCctgaatttatcaaaattttaaataatattagaataggTAGAGTGACAGACGATATTGCAAAAACTCTTAAGGCAACAGCTAaacaaaaaatagagaataatgGTATTTTAGCAACAAGACTTTGTTCTCATGTAAATGAAgttgaagaaattaatgaatttcaattaaatgagTTAAAAGGTGAATCTAAAACTTATATAGCACAAGATTCCGACCAATCAATGactaaaatattgaatcaacAATTGACTGTtcctgataaattaatattaaaaataggtGCCCAAGTAatgttgttaaaaaatataaatgtttctaaTGGGTTAGTGAATGGAGCAAGAGGGGTGGTTATTAAATTTGCAGATAATGTTCCAATAGTGCAATTTAAATCAGGTATTCAATATCATGCAAAACtcgaaaaatggaatttaaaaacaaatataggAACTATTGTTTGTAGAAAACAAATTCCATTAAAGTTAGCATGGGCTTTTTCCATTCATAAAAGTCAAGGTTTAACTCTAGATTGTGTTGAAATGTGTCTTGCAAGAGTATTTGATGCTGGTCAGTCATATGTAGCTCTTTCAAGAGCACAAAGTTTGCAATCTTTAAgagttttagaatttaataatcaacaaGTATGGGCTCATTCTGATGTacttatgttttataaaaagtttagaagaaatttacaagaaatggaaataattcctgtaggaaaaaagcaaaaaatataa